In Halobaculum rubrum, the following are encoded in one genomic region:
- a CDS encoding M42 family metallopeptidase, with amino-acid sequence MAFDFDFDLLRELTEASGVPGYEDRVRDRVRTVFEDAVDEVRTDAMGNVIGTVEGSGDYEVAVAAHMDEIGFMVKHVTDDGFLKVDALGGWDPRVLRAQRVRVHTQQGDLTGVIGSVPPHTLSEEEREKDDAVEDVVIDLGREAEVVEEIVSVGDLVTMEQSTVQMGDTVTGKALDDRVCLFAMLESARELEDPEATVHFCATVQEEVGLRGAQALGVDVDPDLAVALDVTIASDTAGVAEDKQVTRLGDGAAVKLKDSSVITNPKVTRRLRDVAEAEGIEHQLEVLPAGGTDTAAFQKANGAKPVGAVSIPTRYLHTVTETAHGEDVRSTIDLLTAFLASEDGSHDYSL; translated from the coding sequence ATGGCGTTCGATTTCGACTTCGACCTGCTTCGCGAGTTGACCGAGGCCAGCGGCGTGCCCGGCTACGAGGACCGCGTCCGCGACCGCGTTCGCACGGTGTTCGAGGACGCCGTCGACGAGGTCCGCACCGACGCGATGGGCAACGTGATCGGCACCGTCGAGGGCAGCGGCGACTACGAGGTCGCCGTCGCCGCCCACATGGACGAGATCGGGTTCATGGTGAAGCACGTCACCGACGACGGCTTCCTCAAGGTCGACGCGCTCGGCGGCTGGGACCCCCGCGTGCTGCGCGCCCAGCGCGTCCGCGTCCACACCCAGCAGGGCGACCTCACGGGAGTCATCGGCTCGGTGCCGCCGCACACGCTCTCCGAGGAGGAGCGCGAGAAGGACGACGCCGTCGAGGACGTCGTCATCGATCTCGGGCGCGAGGCCGAGGTGGTCGAGGAGATCGTCTCGGTCGGCGACCTCGTGACGATGGAGCAGTCGACGGTGCAGATGGGCGACACGGTCACCGGGAAGGCGCTCGACGACCGCGTGTGCCTGTTCGCGATGCTGGAGTCCGCCCGCGAGCTGGAGGACCCGGAGGCGACGGTCCACTTCTGCGCGACGGTGCAGGAGGAGGTCGGCCTGCGCGGCGCGCAGGCGCTGGGCGTCGACGTGGACCCGGACCTGGCGGTCGCGCTCGACGTGACGATCGCCTCGGACACCGCCGGCGTCGCCGAGGACAAGCAGGTGACCCGGCTGGGCGACGGCGCGGCAGTGAAACTGAAGGACAGCTCGGTGATCACGAACCCGAAGGTGACACGGCGCCTGCGCGACGTGGCCGAGGCCGAAGGGATCGAGCACCAACTCGAGGTGCTTCCCGCGGGGGGCACCGACACCGCCGCCTTCCAGAAGGCGAACGGCGCGAAGCCGGTCGGCGCCGTGTCGATCCCGACGCGGTACCTCCACACCGTCACCGAGACCGCCCACGGCGAGGACGTCCGCTCGACGATCGACCTGTTGACGGCGTTCCTCGCCAGCGAGGACGGCAGCCACGACTACTCGCTGTGA
- a CDS encoding MTH865 family protein, with protein MSDDVEADLREQFTDAFSGADFPVSSQMDLVPALPQGPGTKFESGDFSVTAMELAAKLGSSQEFPYEDVETLVDDVIEGLKDNGMI; from the coding sequence ATGTCCGACGACGTCGAGGCCGACCTCCGCGAGCAGTTCACAGACGCGTTCTCCGGCGCCGACTTCCCGGTGTCGAGCCAGATGGACCTCGTGCCCGCGCTGCCGCAGGGCCCGGGGACGAAGTTCGAGTCCGGCGACTTCTCGGTCACCGCGATGGAGCTGGCCGCGAAGCTGGGCTCCAGTCAGGAGTTCCCTTACGAGGACGTCGAGACGCTCGTCGACGACGTCATCGAGGGGCTGAAGGACAACGGGATGATCTGA
- a CDS encoding plastocyanin/azurin family copper-binding protein: MEDDTLSRRSFIRGAAGATAAAGAVAAGAGTAAAQATADGEGTVEVGAGSDGLLYTPGTNEPLYVTPGTTVTFDWVSNGHNIIVDSQPEGASWGGHEPLEDEGFSTEFTFETTGTYEYYCAPHQSLGMVGTVEVVEQLPTPEPTAAGPPEVPDSAKSLGIASFIAMVSTLGLAFFFTKYGGDYEPPEE, translated from the coding sequence ATGGAAGACGACACGCTCAGCCGCCGGAGCTTCATCCGGGGGGCGGCGGGCGCGACCGCCGCCGCGGGCGCGGTCGCGGCGGGCGCCGGAACCGCAGCCGCACAGGCGACCGCGGACGGCGAGGGAACCGTCGAGGTCGGCGCCGGGAGCGACGGGCTGCTGTACACGCCCGGAACTAACGAACCCCTGTACGTGACTCCGGGAACGACCGTCACGTTCGACTGGGTGTCGAACGGCCACAACATCATCGTCGACAGCCAGCCCGAGGGCGCCTCGTGGGGCGGCCACGAGCCGCTGGAGGACGAGGGCTTCTCGACGGAGTTCACCTTCGAGACGACCGGCACCTACGAGTACTACTGCGCGCCCCACCAGTCGCTCGGAATGGTCGGCACCGTCGAGGTCGTCGAACAGCTCCCGACCCCCGAGCCGACGGCCGCCGGCCCCCCGGAGGTGCCCGACTCCGCGAAGAGCCTCGGCATCGCCTCCTTCATCGCGATGGTGTCGACGCTCGGCCTCGCGTTCTTCTTCACGAAGTACGGCGGCGACTACGAGCCGCCCGAGGAGTAG
- a CDS encoding glycosyltransferase family 4 protein has product MRVAVVSMDTVATRDTPAVRRTRRVAADLAARGHDVHWLCAQWWGGEIGQFEQDGIEHHAVTERPSPGRFRSKLPFVLRRVDPDLVHAVSVPPGHATTAKTTAAMLRVPLVLDWWERDPERGSGRRYRKAATRADHVIAPSETVRTAVREHGASDVNVRVIPESIDVDLVRSADADDRFDMVWARALDDDANVGEFLLALAELRDRDWRAAVVGDGPARGDAERMAADLRIDDRVHFLGDLDDEEFVPVLKGSHVFAQTATYEPFATELLWALACGCVGIVEYQAGSSAHELVEGLDRGRLVTSPQELADEIVACGDLPEWERNDGFAGFDHDEVLDEWVDCYEAAIDGYGWL; this is encoded by the coding sequence ATGCGCGTCGCGGTGGTTTCGATGGACACGGTCGCAACGCGGGACACACCCGCGGTCCGTCGGACGCGTCGCGTCGCCGCCGACCTCGCCGCCCGCGGCCACGACGTCCACTGGCTGTGCGCGCAGTGGTGGGGCGGCGAGATCGGCCAGTTCGAACAGGACGGGATCGAGCACCACGCGGTCACCGAGCGCCCCTCGCCGGGGCGCTTCCGGTCGAAGCTCCCGTTCGTCCTCCGCCGCGTCGACCCGGATCTGGTCCACGCCGTCTCCGTCCCGCCGGGACACGCGACGACCGCGAAGACGACCGCCGCGATGCTGCGGGTCCCGCTCGTCCTCGACTGGTGGGAGCGGGACCCCGAGCGCGGCTCCGGCCGCAGGTACCGAAAGGCGGCGACGCGCGCGGACCACGTGATCGCTCCCTCCGAGACGGTTCGCACGGCCGTTCGCGAGCACGGCGCCAGCGACGTGAACGTCCGCGTGATCCCCGAGAGCATCGACGTCGATCTGGTTCGCTCGGCCGACGCCGACGATCGCTTCGACATGGTGTGGGCGCGCGCTCTCGACGACGACGCGAACGTCGGCGAGTTCCTCCTCGCGCTGGCGGAGCTGCGCGACCGCGACTGGCGCGCGGCGGTCGTCGGCGACGGTCCCGCCCGCGGCGACGCCGAGCGGATGGCCGCGGACCTCCGGATCGACGACCGCGTGCACTTCCTCGGCGATCTCGACGACGAAGAGTTCGTCCCGGTGCTCAAGGGCTCGCACGTGTTCGCGCAGACGGCCACCTACGAGCCGTTCGCGACCGAGCTGCTGTGGGCGTTGGCGTGCGGCTGCGTCGGCATCGTGGAGTACCAGGCAGGCTCCTCGGCACACGAGCTCGTCGAGGGGCTCGACCGCGGTCGGCTGGTCACCTCGCCGCAGGAACTGGCCGACGAGATCGTCGCCTGTGGCGACCTCCCGGAGTGGGAACGGAACGACGGGTTCGCCGGCTTCGACCACGACGAGGTGCTCGACGAGTGGGTGGACTGCTACGAGGCGGCGATCGACGGGTACGGCTGGCTCTGA
- a CDS encoding J domain-containing protein translates to MFGEWLAALPGWLVWGVAAGVVASAGVASVFLAANRLFPDPPARSGGPDQGSLRRAAEIREYLRRIDERFLEDVELDGTRVAFYLPERNVALTFDVHAYFTIRDDEERTDRVILCEHEMPGRHLGRRLPFEVADVHLGPEPAASSAVAAAFDTLELPTTADQEAVEGAYREKVKETHPDQGGSREAFSAVREAYATALEHASDDGTTDAEGAPRRRSTRGRGSRRP, encoded by the coding sequence GTGTTCGGTGAGTGGCTCGCGGCGCTGCCGGGGTGGCTCGTGTGGGGCGTCGCTGCCGGCGTGGTCGCCTCCGCCGGCGTCGCGAGTGTCTTCCTCGCGGCGAACCGACTGTTCCCCGATCCGCCGGCGCGTTCCGGCGGCCCCGACCAGGGGTCGCTCCGCCGAGCGGCCGAGATCCGCGAGTACCTCCGCCGGATCGACGAGCGGTTCCTTGAGGACGTCGAACTCGACGGAACCCGTGTCGCCTTCTATCTGCCCGAGCGGAACGTGGCCCTCACCTTCGACGTGCACGCGTACTTCACGATCCGGGACGACGAGGAGCGCACCGATCGCGTGATCCTCTGTGAACACGAGATGCCCGGGCGCCACCTCGGTCGCCGGCTCCCGTTCGAGGTAGCCGACGTTCACCTCGGACCCGAACCGGCGGCGTCGAGCGCGGTCGCCGCCGCGTTCGACACCCTCGAGTTGCCGACGACCGCCGACCAGGAGGCCGTCGAAGGGGCCTACCGCGAGAAGGTGAAGGAGACCCACCCGGACCAGGGCGGGAGTCGGGAGGCGTTCTCGGCGGTCAGGGAGGCGTACGCGACCGCGTTGGAGCACGCGAGCGACGACGGCACGACCGACGCCGAGGGCGCACCACGACGCCGGTCGACGCGCGGCCGCGGCTCCCGACGCCCGTGA